From a single Candoia aspera isolate rCanAsp1 chromosome 2, rCanAsp1.hap2, whole genome shotgun sequence genomic region:
- the GCNT1 gene encoding beta-1,3-galactosyl-O-glycosyl-glycoprotein beta-1,6-N-acetylglucosaminyltransferase, which produces MVSEMLRRKLRHCGILRFKPLWALVCTAGIWSYIIIHQKPSYQDDEHLELTGEHPNAINCSKILEGDTEEIQKVKLELLTVSFKRTPKVTANDYINMTIDCASFIKRRKYIMEPLSKEEAEFPIAYSIVVYHKINMLERLLRTIYAPQNYYCIHVDKKSPESFLAAVKGIASCFHNVFIASQLESVVYASWSRVQADLNCMKDLYRRSVSWKYLINLCGMDFPIKTNQEIVEKLKALKGENSLETEKMPSNKEVRWKKHHEVVDGKVKNMGIDKDHPPLNTPIFSGSAYFVVSRKFVEYILENRKILAFIEWAKDTYSPDEYLWATIQRIPEVPGAVSASDKYDVSDMNAIARFVKWHYFEGDVSKGAPYPPCNGVHVRSVCVFGVGDLSWMLQKHHFFANKFDTDIDPFAIQCLEEHLRDKMLHQHRH; this is translated from the coding sequence ATGGTCTCTGAAATGCTGAGGAGGAAACTTCGTCACTGTGGCATCCTACGGTTTAAACCTCTTTGGGCATTAGTTTGTACAGCTGGAATCTGGTCTTACATCATAATTCACCAGAAACCATCCTACCAAGATGATGAGCATTTGGAATTGACTGGTGAACATCCTAATGCAATAAACTGTTCCAAGATACTGGAGGGTGACACAGAGGAAATTCAAAAGGTAAAGCTTGAGCTACTAACAGTTTCCTTTAAGAGGACCCCAAAAGTGACTGCAAATGATTATATCAACATGACAATTGATTGTGCCTCCTTTATTAAGAGGCGGAAATATATTATGGAGCCTCTTAGCAAAGAAGAAGCGGAATTTCCCATTGCATATTCAATAGTGGTCTATCATAAAATTAATATGCTTGAGAGACTACTGAGAACCATATATGCTCCTCAGAACTATTACTGCATTCATGTTGACAAAAAGTCCCCGGAGTCTTTCTTGGCAGCTGTAAAAGGGATTGCATCATGTTTCCACAATGTCTTCATTGCGAGCCAATTGGAGAGTGTAGTGTATGCATCATGGAGCAGGGTGCAAGCTGACCTCAACTGCATGAAGGATCTCTACAGGAGGAGTGTGAGCTGGAAGTACTTGATCAATCTCTGTGGCATGGATTTCCCCATCAAGACCAACCAAGAAATAGTGGAGAAGTTGAAAGCCCTGAAGGGTGAAAATAGtctagaaacagaaaaaatgcctTCAAACAAGGAGGTGCGTTGGAAGAAACATCACGAAGTGGTTGATGGTAAGGTAAAAAACATGGGAATAGACAAAGACCATCCACCTCTCAATACACCCATTTTCTCTGGCAGTGCCTATTTTGTTGTTAGCAGGAAGTTTGTGGAATATATATTAGAGAACCGCAAAATTCTTGCTTTTATAGAGTGGGCTAAAGACACGTACAGTCCTGATGAGTACTTATGGGCAACAATTCAGCGAATCCCTGAGGTTCCTGGTGCAGTCTCCGCCAGTGACAAATACGATGTTTCTGATATGAATGCAATTGCCCGGTTTGTGAAGTGGCATTACTTTGAGGGGGATGTGTCCAAGGGTGCCCCTTACCCGCCTTGTAATGGAGTTCACGTCCGCTCCGTATGCGTCTTTGGAGTTGGAGACTTGAGCTGGATGTTACAGAAACATCATTTCTTTGCCAACAAATTTGATACTGACATCGATCCTTTTGCAATTCAATGTTTGGAGGAGCATTTAAGAGACAAAATGCTACATCAACACAGACACTAA